The Methanothermobacter sp. CaT2 DNA window AAGGCCCGCAGAAGCTGCATTCCCTCCTCGGTCTCGGTTGATATGATTTCAACCTCAGTCCCCACCTCCTCGGCCATCTCAACGAGGTCGTCGATCATGTCTCGCCTATCTGAGAGCCTCATCTGATCGTTGCAGCTGGGACAGGTTTCAGTATCAGGGAGGTCCTTACCGGTCTTCTCCATCCTGTGTCCGCAGGATGCGCACTCATAGGTCCCCCTCTGGTACTTAAGGTCCTCTGACAGGAGAAGAATCTCAACTGCACCCATCTGGAGGTGCTGTCTAACCTCCCTTTCACCGTAGGAGGCGAGACCATCCTCATTGATGAGTTCCCTGAGGAACCTCTGGACAAGCTTCTTCTCCCTCATAACATCTATTTCACTTAAAACATCCATTGACTTGTCTATGACCTCCCTTATACCGAATTCCCCTGTGTAGGATGTGTCCACAGTCGTTATGACCTTCTTCTTGAGTTCATGGTGAAGGTAATCGCCGTTGAGGAACTCCTCCTTTGTGTGGCCCGGTCCTCCGAGGATTATCCCCTTAAGGTCATCTATCTGGAGGAAGGCCTCATTCATGTGATCCCCTATCCTCTTGAGGAACTCGTGGGCGGCAAGGTCTATGAGCCTGTCGAACCTCCTCTGGGACTGTCCACCGGCCTTGTGCTTACCTGGAACCCCACTGGTGAGTGTCTTGAGTATGTCTATCCTCTTACCCTTCAGGGTTGCGATGGTGGCCTCCTTCCTGTCAAGGACAGCCAGGCCATAGGTTTCCTTCTCCTCAAGCATCTCCCTCAGCGGTTCAAGGTAGAACTCGGAGTTGCAGTGGTATATGTATGTCTTGATGGGTTCCGGGGGCTCGAATACGTAGGTCTCCATCTTCTCTGTGCCAGGGCCTCCCCTGGGCACCATGCCAACGAACATGACCAGTCCCTTCTCGGGTGGTTTCGGGAAGAGTTTGAGCCTCTGCATTATC harbors:
- the prf1 gene encoding peptide chain release factor aRF-1 produces the protein MSEPSSKELFEFKRILQELSDKRGRGTELVSVYIPPDRQISDVAKHMREELSQSANIKSKQTKKNVQSAIEVIMQRLKLFPKPPEKGLVMFVGMVPRGGPGTEKMETYVFEPPEPIKTYIYHCNSEFYLEPLREMLEEKETYGLAVLDRKEATIATLKGKRIDILKTLTSGVPGKHKAGGQSQRRFDRLIDLAAHEFLKRIGDHMNEAFLQIDDLKGIILGGPGHTKEEFLNGDYLHHELKKKVITTVDTSYTGEFGIREVIDKSMDVLSEIDVMREKKLVQRFLRELINEDGLASYGEREVRQHLQMGAVEILLLSEDLKYQRGTYECASCGHRMEKTGKDLPDTETCPSCNDQMRLSDRRDMIDDLVEMAEEVGTEVEIISTETEEGMQLLRAFGGIGAILRYRP